The following coding sequences are from one SAR202 cluster bacterium window:
- a CDS encoding UPF0182 family protein produces MSFDIPRRPNMPFDLTGAMTPELRSRIKWIVIISAVIATFAFANFLRGVFTDLFWFEEVGYRDVYLKILTTKAALFIGAGAVFALLCGTSIYFALRISQCPELVPMPAGTKEFLRRLILWGAIVIVLVLSGVFGSIAATQWALVMRYGAAVPFGITEPIFSRDAGFYVFTLPLYDMVQTWLLAAGIAVLISTLFAYFVSYNFRGVGFPLNPAFKVHISTIGASIMFALAVGHWIDRMNIVLSAKGSIFGASYTDVHASEPAFLILTFIAIACGILMLVNAYVRGLRLLGGALALWAVAAIALGSGWPNAMQRISVNPNEFALERQYIRNNIEFTRLGYGLDNIQSLQYPAVPGMTRDLIDQNPESIENIRLWDNGPLSNVYKQIQQIRPYYTFNEADIDRYMIGGELRQVMLAAREVEQSQLGPAAQTWVNTKLRYTHGFGIAMSPVTEFTPEGRPLFYAKDIPNDGIIRISAPGAAQPEQLITNPRIYYGEMTDEYVFVDTNTPELDYQLEGSEAKDFYYDGAGGVPINSFIRRLAYAWQFSDMAILLTNEFKAESKIMYRRTVRDRAHAIAPFLRMDEDPYIVAADGKLFWMLDAYTTSSHFPYSEQVGTGINSYNYIRNSVKVTVDAFDGTVQFYIVDQNDPVAATYANIFPTLFKPIDAMPDSLRSHIRYANNIFSVQAEKFLRYHMTDPQDFYNREDLWRLAREKVGISGQLEQVEPYYAIMKLPGETVPEFVLLTPYTRNDPPIMAGWLAARSDGDNYGELQALIFPRDRQVDGPEQVEAKIDNDPFISEWFTLRCQGGSTCIRGNLLVIPVIHEDTYGLLYAEPVYLQAAGIEFPELKQVVLASGERVVMRESVPVGIDALVGASVQPPPPPVTEPGDLDAIRESLRNMKNAVQGLLDSILDLEETLEGLEQTPGGQ; encoded by the coding sequence ATGTCGTTTGATATTCCGCGCCGCCCAAACATGCCGTTCGACCTGACCGGCGCGATGACACCCGAGCTGCGCAGCCGGATCAAGTGGATCGTTATCATCTCCGCGGTGATTGCGACGTTCGCGTTCGCGAACTTCCTGCGCGGCGTGTTCACTGACCTCTTCTGGTTCGAAGAGGTTGGGTACCGGGATGTCTACCTTAAGATCCTGACGACGAAGGCAGCCCTTTTCATAGGTGCGGGCGCGGTTTTCGCACTCCTGTGCGGCACAAGCATTTACTTCGCCCTGCGGATTTCGCAGTGCCCCGAGCTCGTGCCCATGCCCGCAGGCACCAAAGAGTTCCTGCGCCGCCTCATCCTCTGGGGCGCCATTGTCATCGTTCTCGTTCTGAGCGGGGTCTTCGGCTCTATCGCGGCCACCCAGTGGGCACTCGTGATGCGGTACGGCGCCGCAGTGCCGTTTGGCATAACCGAGCCGATCTTCAGTCGCGACGCCGGTTTCTACGTATTCACGCTCCCTCTCTACGACATGGTCCAGACCTGGCTCCTCGCGGCCGGCATCGCCGTGCTCATATCCACACTCTTCGCGTACTTCGTCAGCTACAACTTCCGCGGCGTCGGTTTTCCCCTGAACCCTGCTTTCAAGGTCCATATCTCCACCATCGGCGCGTCAATCATGTTTGCGCTGGCGGTAGGACACTGGATCGACAGGATGAACATAGTTCTCTCGGCAAAGGGTTCAATCTTCGGCGCCTCTTATACGGATGTTCATGCCTCGGAGCCCGCGTTCCTCATTCTGACATTTATCGCCATCGCATGCGGCATTCTAATGCTGGTGAACGCCTACGTACGCGGCCTGCGGCTGCTGGGCGGTGCGCTCGCGCTGTGGGCAGTCGCGGCCATTGCGCTCGGCTCAGGGTGGCCGAACGCGATGCAGCGCATTTCTGTGAACCCGAACGAGTTCGCTCTTGAGCGCCAGTACATCCGGAACAATATCGAATTCACGCGCCTGGGTTATGGACTGGACAATATCCAGAGCCTCCAGTACCCGGCCGTGCCCGGCATGACGCGCGACCTCATAGACCAGAACCCGGAATCGATCGAGAACATCCGCCTATGGGACAACGGCCCGCTGTCCAATGTCTACAAGCAGATCCAGCAGATCAGGCCTTACTACACCTTCAACGAGGCAGACATCGACCGCTACATGATCGGCGGGGAGCTGAGGCAGGTGATGCTCGCGGCGCGCGAGGTTGAGCAGAGCCAGCTCGGCCCTGCAGCCCAGACTTGGGTCAACACCAAGCTGCGCTATACGCACGGCTTCGGTATTGCAATGAGCCCCGTTACTGAGTTCACGCCCGAAGGCCGCCCGCTTTTCTACGCTAAAGATATCCCGAACGACGGCATCATAAGGATTTCCGCCCCCGGCGCGGCTCAGCCGGAGCAGCTAATAACCAACCCGCGCATCTACTACGGAGAGATGACGGACGAGTACGTATTCGTGGACACGAATACCCCTGAGCTGGACTATCAGCTGGAAGGCTCTGAAGCCAAGGACTTCTACTACGACGGCGCCGGCGGAGTGCCGATTAACTCGTTCATCCGCCGCCTCGCGTACGCGTGGCAGTTCAGCGATATGGCGATCCTGCTTACGAACGAGTTCAAGGCGGAAAGCAAGATTATGTACCGCCGCACGGTCCGCGACCGCGCCCATGCGATCGCCCCGTTCCTGAGAATGGACGAAGACCCGTACATCGTCGCAGCGGATGGAAAGCTCTTCTGGATGCTGGACGCCTACACAACGAGCAGCCACTTCCCTTACTCGGAACAAGTCGGCACGGGGATCAATTCCTACAACTACATTCGCAACAGTGTGAAAGTGACCGTGGATGCCTTTGACGGCACAGTCCAGTTCTATATCGTCGACCAGAATGACCCCGTTGCAGCCACGTACGCGAATATCTTCCCGACACTCTTCAAGCCAATCGACGCAATGCCGGATTCGCTAAGGTCGCACATCCGTTACGCCAATAACATCTTTAGTGTGCAGGCGGAGAAGTTCCTGCGTTACCATATGACCGACCCGCAGGACTTTTACAACCGCGAGGACCTGTGGCGTCTGGCACGAGAGAAGGTGGGAATCTCCGGGCAGCTCGAGCAGGTTGAGCCTTACTACGCCATCATGAAGCTGCCGGGCGAGACAGTTCCCGAGTTCGTGCTCCTGACGCCGTACACGCGCAATGATCCGCCGATCATGGCCGGCTGGCTGGCGGCCCGGAGTGACGGCGATAACTACGGCGAGCTTCAGGCGCTGATCTTCCCGCGCGACAGGCAGGTGGACGGCCCCGAGCAGGTTGAGGCGAAGATCGATAACGACCCGTTCATTTCCGAATGGTTCACGCTGCGGTGCCAGGGCGGCTCAACCTGCATACGCGGCAACCTGCTCGTAATACCGGTGATTCACGAAGACACTTACGGCCTGCTGTACGCGGAGCCCGTGTACCTGCAGGCTGCCGGCATCGAGTTCCCGGAACTGAAGCAGGTGGTGCTGGCGTCCGGCGAACGGGTGGTCATGAGGGAATCCGTGCCAGTCGGCATAGACGCGCTCGTTGGCGCGTCGGTCCAGCCGCCTCCGCCTCCGGTAACGGAGCCCGGCGACCTGGACGCGATTCGCGAGAGCCTACGGAATATGAAGAACGCCGTCCAGGGGCTGCTTGACAGCATCCTGGATCTCGAAGAGACGCTCGAAGGCCTCGAGCAAACCCCGGGAGGACAATAG
- a CDS encoding aspartate aminotransferase family protein, with amino-acid sequence MTTDWKEVEKKYYMQVVRRQPIVIVRGEGTRVWDDAGKEYLDFTGGWAVVNVGHANPVVAEAIAKQAKALLQTSNQFYTIPQLELARILVDNSCMDRIFIANSGAEANEGMIKLARKYGITKKNGAHEIITMDHSFHGRTLVTMAASGKPLDSFLPAPMGFKVVEYNNLDAIKRATTEKTAAVMMEPVQGEGGVNVPSKEYMKAVRKWCTDNGMLLIFDEVQSGIGRLGTLFGYQAFDVEPDAMSLAKGLGGGAPIGAFLTKEFCNVLAPGDHGSTFGGNPLASAAAYAAVKYAIDNNVPANAVKMGERLRAGLGKLKTKHSFIKEVRGVGLLNAVEFNIEISAATLTAANGLGLLLNAPRPNIVRWMPPLTVNAAEVDKAVGLFEKAIVEGAKTATAKK; translated from the coding sequence ATGACAACAGACTGGAAGGAAGTTGAAAAGAAGTACTACATGCAGGTCGTCCGGCGCCAGCCGATCGTGATCGTGCGAGGCGAAGGGACCAGGGTCTGGGACGACGCCGGCAAGGAGTACCTGGACTTCACCGGCGGGTGGGCCGTCGTCAATGTCGGCCACGCCAACCCTGTAGTCGCCGAGGCGATAGCGAAGCAGGCGAAGGCGCTTCTCCAGACCTCCAACCAGTTCTACACGATCCCGCAGCTCGAGTTGGCCCGAATACTCGTTGATAACAGCTGCATGGACCGCATCTTCATCGCAAACAGCGGCGCCGAGGCCAATGAGGGCATGATCAAGCTTGCCCGAAAGTACGGCATCACGAAGAAGAACGGCGCGCACGAGATCATCACAATGGACCACTCCTTCCACGGGCGAACGCTCGTGACGATGGCCGCCTCCGGAAAGCCCCTGGACAGCTTCCTACCGGCCCCAATGGGGTTCAAGGTGGTTGAGTATAACAACCTGGACGCCATCAAGCGCGCGACGACCGAGAAGACAGCTGCCGTGATGATGGAGCCTGTGCAGGGAGAGGGCGGCGTAAACGTTCCGTCGAAGGAGTACATGAAGGCCGTGCGGAAGTGGTGCACGGACAACGGCATGCTCCTGATCTTCGACGAGGTGCAGTCCGGCATCGGCCGGCTTGGGACGCTGTTCGGCTACCAGGCGTTCGACGTCGAGCCGGACGCGATGTCCCTTGCCAAAGGCCTCGGCGGCGGCGCGCCCATCGGCGCGTTCCTGACGAAGGAGTTCTGCAACGTTCTTGCGCCGGGCGACCACGGCTCCACCTTCGGCGGCAACCCGCTCGCTAGCGCAGCGGCGTACGCGGCGGTGAAGTACGCCATCGATAACAACGTTCCCGCGAACGCCGTCAAGATGGGCGAGCGGCTCAGGGCCGGCCTGGGCAAGCTGAAGACGAAGCATAGCTTCATCAAGGAAGTCCGCGGCGTGGGCCTGCTGAACGCCGTGGAGTTCAATATCGAGATCTCGGCGGCGACGCTGACGGCGGCGAATGGCCTGGGCCTGCTGCTGAACGCCCCGAGGCCGAACATCGTCCGCTGGATGCCACCGCTGACGGTAAACGCCGCGGAGGTGGACAAGGCGGTGGGGCTGTTCGAGAAGGCGATCGTTGAGGGCGCGAAGACGGCAACGGCGAAGAAGTAA
- the argG gene encoding argininosuccinate synthase → MNWRELKDKNVKLLGGAVSGGLDSCTVTHWLTSKGFEVSGFTVDLGQPDEESLDGIKDRMLGSGAVEAMIVDGKQALAEAGLRVIQAQARYEGEYWNTTGIARPITVGAILPELKRRGIPVLFHGATGRGNDQVRFQLTMNMLAPKMDVYAPWRDPEYVAQFPGRKQMIEYCHKNNIPIRPSSQSRYSTDANFLGLTHEAGDLEEVTISPTFVDPGMGVWPWDGEDKYETVTVRWEEGTPVSINGNAMGLVEIFQAANRIGGKHGVGIGTHVVENRFVGIKSRGIYEAPGMELLGRSYEFLLQFILDRRARELHAYLSSIISRQIYQGYWLDLTTTAALAALEPINRLATGTITVRLYRGTVGFDTADDTLEAMPHSLYTDDSSMEAIGSYGHADAEGFLKVLQVSARNVGVRQFPALGREE, encoded by the coding sequence GTGAACTGGCGCGAGTTGAAAGATAAGAATGTAAAGCTCCTTGGCGGCGCGGTGTCCGGCGGGCTGGATAGCTGCACGGTCACGCACTGGCTAACGTCAAAGGGGTTCGAGGTCTCCGGCTTCACGGTGGACCTGGGCCAGCCGGACGAGGAGAGCCTGGACGGCATCAAGGACCGCATGCTCGGCTCCGGCGCGGTGGAGGCGATGATCGTGGACGGCAAGCAGGCGCTTGCCGAGGCCGGTCTCAGGGTCATCCAGGCACAGGCGCGGTACGAGGGCGAGTACTGGAACACGACGGGAATCGCGCGGCCGATCACGGTGGGCGCGATCCTGCCGGAGCTGAAGAGGCGCGGCATCCCCGTGCTGTTCCATGGCGCGACCGGCCGAGGCAACGACCAGGTGCGCTTCCAGCTCACGATGAACATGCTCGCGCCCAAGATGGACGTCTACGCCCCGTGGCGAGACCCCGAGTACGTGGCGCAGTTCCCCGGCCGCAAGCAGATGATCGAGTACTGCCACAAGAACAACATCCCCATCAGGCCGTCCAGCCAGTCGCGCTACTCTACGGACGCCAACTTCCTGGGGCTCACGCACGAGGCGGGCGACCTTGAAGAGGTCACGATCTCGCCGACGTTCGTCGATCCGGGCATGGGCGTGTGGCCGTGGGACGGCGAGGACAAGTACGAGACGGTGACCGTCCGCTGGGAGGAGGGCACGCCGGTCTCGATTAACGGCAACGCGATGGGCCTCGTTGAGATATTCCAGGCCGCCAACAGGATCGGCGGGAAGCACGGCGTGGGCATCGGCACGCACGTCGTCGAGAACCGGTTCGTGGGGATAAAGTCGCGCGGCATCTACGAGGCACCGGGCATGGAGCTGCTGGGCCGCTCCTACGAGTTCCTGCTGCAGTTCATCCTGGACCGCCGCGCGCGGGAGCTGCACGCGTACCTATCCTCGATCATCAGCCGGCAGATATACCAGGGCTACTGGCTGGACCTGACCACGACCGCCGCGCTGGCCGCGCTGGAGCCGATCAACCGGCTCGCGACGGGCACGATCACTGTGCGCCTCTACCGGGGCACGGTCGGCTTCGACACGGCGGACGACACGCTAGAGGCGATGCCGCACTCGCTGTACACGGACGACTCGTCGATGGAGGCCATCGGCTCCTACGGCCACGCGGACGCGGAAGGCTTCCTGAAGGTGCTCCAGGTCTCCGCGCGCAACGTGGGCGTGCGGCAGTTCCCGGCGCTGGGGCGGGAAGAGTAG